The Papaver somniferum cultivar HN1 chromosome 3, ASM357369v1, whole genome shotgun sequence genome includes a region encoding these proteins:
- the LOC113356794 gene encoding putative ubiquitin-like-specific protease 1B isoform X1 — protein sequence MAESDRIVVDFAWKYVQLMQTSFDECQALLERADGEAPSREEIQRCENIVEFCKMEAGSLDIAYKQGKKLLEQSCEIINRFKNIHQQENIDGSKKIPKASSGKYVFSNKDEIVTLLSSTEFSLSEKIEKLWRFPSSRDEEILIVMGNAAVTIGGFKTLAPRTWLDDIAISAYMILINRRGLRTDGKFHCYCCNSNLYQVYVANNNEITRGVQGFASEEGILNCLKTCFPINIRENHWILAIVNVEEKKISVSGFNADFYEKALLHHGRQSNVKSWPFERTTVPQQNNCYDCGVYVVKYADCYSRGLDLHFTQGDIDNFRTTMAHEIFPAMAP from the exons ATGGCAGAGAGTGACCGCATTGTTGTCGATTTTGCTTGGAAGTATGTTCAGCTCATGCAAACGAGTTTTGATGAATGCCAAGCTCTTCTTGAACGAGCTGATGGAGAAGCTCCTTCCAGAGAAGAGATACAACGTTGTGAGAACATTGTTGAGTTTTGTAAGATGGAAGCAGGATCATTAGATATAGCATATAAACAAGGTAAAAAGTTACTTGAACAATCATGCGAGATAATTAACAGGTTTAAAAACATTCATCAACAG gAAAATATTGATGGGAGTAAAAAAATCCCAAAAGCTTCATCTGGAAAGTATGTGTTTTCCAACAAG GATGAAATTGTAACTTTGCTGTCCTCCACCGAGTTTAGCCTGTCTGAGAAAATTGAAAAGCTTTGGAGGTTTCCTTCTAGTAGGGA CGAGGAGATACTCATAGTCATGGGTAATGCTGCGGTTACAATTGGAGGTTTCAAGACTCTTGCTCCAAGGACTTGGTTGGATGATATTGCAATAAGTGCATATATGATATTGATAAACAGAAGAGGGTTGAGAACGGATGGCAAGTTCCACTGCTATTGCTGTAACTCAAATCTTTACCAAGTG TACGTTGCAAACAATAATGAAATCACCAGAGGAGTACAGGGTTTTGCTTCCGAAGAGGGGATTCTTAACTGCCTCAAG ACATGTTTTCCCATCAACATAAGGGAGAACCACTGGATCTTAGCAATTGTAAATGttgaagagaaaaaaatttcAGTATCTGGATTCAAT gCCGATTTTTATGAGAAAGCTCTGTTACATCATGGACGACAAAGTAATGTTAAAAGTTGGCCTTTTGAACGTACAACTGTTCCGCAACAAAATAATTG CTATGATTGCGGTGTGTATGTGGTTAAATATGCTGATTGTTACAGCAGAGGCCTCGATCTTCATTTTACTCAG GGCGATATAGATAATTTTAGGACAACGATGGCGCATGAAATCTTCCCTGCCATGGCCCCTTGA
- the LOC113356794 gene encoding uncharacterized protein LOC113356794 isoform X2 encodes MAESDRIVVDFAWKYVQLMQTSFDECQALLERADGEAPSREEIQRCENIVEFCKMEAGSLDIAYKQGKKLLEQSCEIINRFKNIHQQENIDGSKKIPKASSGKYVFSNKDEIVTLLSSTEFSLSEKIEKLWRFPSSRDEEILIVMGNAAVTIGGFKTLAPRTWLDDIAISAYMILINRRGLRTDGKFHCYCCNSNLYQVLVLGEVSCRKTALESLHQLKQIVGLICGLLWGVVPVFGAIWIVVLRSLLNMRIRSLAVLFLPMGSDI; translated from the exons ATGGCAGAGAGTGACCGCATTGTTGTCGATTTTGCTTGGAAGTATGTTCAGCTCATGCAAACGAGTTTTGATGAATGCCAAGCTCTTCTTGAACGAGCTGATGGAGAAGCTCCTTCCAGAGAAGAGATACAACGTTGTGAGAACATTGTTGAGTTTTGTAAGATGGAAGCAGGATCATTAGATATAGCATATAAACAAGGTAAAAAGTTACTTGAACAATCATGCGAGATAATTAACAGGTTTAAAAACATTCATCAACAG gAAAATATTGATGGGAGTAAAAAAATCCCAAAAGCTTCATCTGGAAAGTATGTGTTTTCCAACAAG GATGAAATTGTAACTTTGCTGTCCTCCACCGAGTTTAGCCTGTCTGAGAAAATTGAAAAGCTTTGGAGGTTTCCTTCTAGTAGGGA CGAGGAGATACTCATAGTCATGGGTAATGCTGCGGTTACAATTGGAGGTTTCAAGACTCTTGCTCCAAGGACTTGGTTGGATGATATTGCAATAAGTGCATATATGATATTGATAAACAGAAGAGGGTTGAGAACGGATGGCAAGTTCCACTGCTATTGCTGTAACTCAAATCTTTACCAAGTG CTTGTTTTGGGAGAAGTTTCCTGCCGGAAAACAGCCCTTGAATCTTTACATCAGCTGAAACAAATTGTTGGTCTTATTTGTGGATTGTTATggggtgttgttcctgtttttgGTGCAATTTGGATTGTTGTATTACGAAGCTTGCTGAACATGAGAATAAGGTCATTAGCGGTACTGTTTTTGCCAATGGGGTCTGACATATGA